A single Hippocampus zosterae strain Florida chromosome 17, ASM2543408v3, whole genome shotgun sequence DNA region contains:
- the smarca4a gene encoding SWI/SNF related, matrix associated, actin dependent regulator of chromatin, subfamily a, member 4a isoform X2 — translation MATPDPPMGGTPRPGPSPGPGLSPGGMMGPSPGPSPGSAHSMMGPSPGPPGSGHPHPPQGPSGYPQENMHQMHKSMDAMHEKGLPDDPRYGQMKGMGMRPAGHSGMGPPPSPMDQHSQGYPSPLGGSEHAPSPVPANGPPSGSMMPGGPSGPGPGPMESTGDPNQGMGQTNRGGPPGPGGPGGAVGGPTGTAGPTPFNQNQLHQLRAQIMAYKMLARSQPLPDHLQMAVQGKRPMPGMQQQPMPNMATSAGPVGGPGPGPAQANYNRPHGMVGPNMPPPGPAGVPPGLQGQPANGPPKSWPEGPMVNAAAPSNPPQKLIPPQPTGRPSPAPPSVPPAASPVMPPQTQSPGQPAQPPPMMLHQKQNRITPIQKPRGLDPVEILQEREYRLQARIAHRIQELENLPGSLAGDLRTKATIELKALRLLNFQRQLRQEVVVCMRRDTALETALNAKAYKRSKRQSLREARITEKLEKQQKIEQERKRRQKHQEYLNSILQHAKDFKEYHRSITAKIQKATKAIATYHANTEREQKKENERIEKERMRRLMAEDEEGYRKLIDQKKDKRLAYLLQQTDEYVANLTELVRAHKAAQALKEKKKKKKKKKPEPAEGGAAALGPDGEPLDETSQMSDLPVKVIHVDSGKILTGVDAPKAGQLETWLEMNPGYEVAPRSDSEDSGSEEEEEDEDEDEKPHASAAQNEEKKKIPDPDSEDVSEVDVRHIIEHAKQDVDDEYGSASFNRGLQSYYAVAHAVTEKVDRQSSLLVNGQLKQYQIKGLEWLVSLYNNNLNGILADEMGLGKTIQTIALITYLMEYKRINGPFLIIVPLSTLSNWVYEFDKWAPSVVKVSYKGSPIARRAFVPILRSGKFNVLLTTYEYIIKDKQVLAKLRWKYMIVDEGHRMKNHHCKLTQVLNTHYLAPRRLLLTGTPLQNKLPELWALLNFLLPTIFKSCSTFEQWFNAPFAMTGEKVDLNEEETILIIRRLHKVLRPFLLRRLKKEVEAQLPEKVEYVIKCDMSALQRVLYRHMQAKGVLLTDGSEKDKKGKGGTKTLMNTIMQLRKICNHPYMFQHIEESFSEHLGYSGGIVSGPDLYRSSGKFELLDRILPKLRATDHKVLLFCQMTSLMTIMEDYFAYRNFKYLRLDGTTKAEDRGMLLKTFNDPASEYFVFLLSTRAGGLGLNLQSADTVVIFDSDWNPHQDLQAQDRAHRIGQQNEVRVLRLCTVNSVEEKILAAAKYKLNVDQKVIQAGMFDQKSSGCERRAFLQAILEHEEQDEVGARGGCRTRGAWEEDEVPDDETVNQMIARSEEEFDQFMRMDLDRRREDARNPKRKPRLMEEDDLPGWILKDDAEVERLTCEEEEEKMFGRGSRQRKEVDYSDSLTEKQWLKAIEEGNLEDIEEEVRHKKTTRKRKRDRDHDGGPTTPSSSGGRGRDKDDEVKKAKKRGRPPAEKLSPNPPSLTKKMKKIVDAVIKYKDGNGRQLSEVFIQLPSRKELPEYYELIRKPVDFRKIKERIRSHKYRSLNDLERDVMLLCQNAQTFNLEGSLIFEDSIVLQSVFTSVRQKIEKEEDSEGEESEEEEEDLDEGSESESRSVKVKIKLSRKEKGDRGGKGQRRRGRGVRAKPVVSDDDSEDEQEEEHSASGSEED, via the exons ATGGCCACTCCTGACCCCCCAATGGGAGGGACACCTCGGCCCGGTCCCTCCCCAGGCCCAGGGCTATCTCCAGGTGGTATGATGGGCCCCAGTCCAGGTCCTTCCCCTGGCTCTGCTCATAGTATGATGGGGCCCAGTCCAGGACCTCCTGGATCTGGACACCCGCACCCTCCACAGGGACCCTCAGGATATCCTCAGGAAAACATGCACCAGATGCACAAA TCAATGGATGCCATGCACGAGAAGGGCTTGCCCGACGACCCTCGCTACGGTCAAATGAAGGGCATGGGCATGAGACCAGCAGGGCACAGTGGGATGGGACCTCCTCCGAGCCCCATGGACCAACATTCCCAAG GTTATCCCTCTCCATTGGGTGGCTCAGAGCATGCACCAAGCCCGGTCCCAGCTAATGGTCCTCCGTCTGGCTCCATGATGCCTGGTGGGCCATCTGGTCCAGGGCCTGGCCCAATGGAGAGTACGGGGGACCCGAATCAGGGAATGGGACAGACAAACCGTGGAGGTCCTCCAGGTCCAGGTGGACCAGGTGGTGCTGTCGGTGGACCAACGGGTACTGCAGGACCTACGCCTTTCAACCAGAACCAGTTACACCAACTCAGGGCTCAGATTATGGCCTACAAGATGCTGGCACGCAGTCAGCCCTTGCCGGACCACTTGCAGATGGCCGTGCAAGGAAAGAGGCCCATGCCAGGGATGCAGCAACAGCCCATGCCCAACATGGCCACTTCTGCCGGCCCTGTAGGCGGGCCAGGGCCAGGACCAGCTCAGGCCAACTACAACAGACCTCACG GTATGGTTGGTCCCAATATGCCACCGCCTGGACCTGCAGGAGTTCCCCCAGGCCTGCAAGGCCAGCCTGCCAATGGACCTCCTAAGTCATGGCCCGAAG GACCAATGGTGAATGCTGCCGCTCCGTCCAATCCTCCTCAGAAGTTGATTCCTCCTCAGCCCACGGGCAGACCGtctcctgctcctccctctgtGCCACCCGCTGCCTCGCCAGTAATGCCCCCTCAGACGCAGTCTCCGGGTCAGCCTGCACAGCCCCCTCCCATGATGCTTCACCAGAAACAGAATCGCATTACCCCCATCCAAAAACCCAGAGGGCTGGACCCAGTGGAAATCCTCCAGGAGAGGGAGTACAG GCTACAAGCCCGTATTGCTCACCGTATTCAGGAACTGGAGAACCTACCAGGTTCCCTTGCTGGTGACCTACGGACCAAAGCGACAATTGAGCTCAAAGCCCTGAGGCTGCTTAACTTTCAGAGACAG CTACGCCAAGAGGTGGTGGTCTGCATGCGTCGCGACACCGCTCTGGAAACTGCTCTTAATGCCAAGGCCTACAAGCGCAGCAAGCGCCAGTCTTTACGTGAGGCCCGTATCACAGAGAagcttgaaaaacaacaaaagattgAACAAGAACggaaacgtagacaaaaacaccag GAATACCTCAACAGCATCCTGCAGCACGCTAAGGACTTTAAGGAGTACCATCGATCCATCACAGCAAAGATCCAAAAGGCCACCAAAGCGATCGCCACCTATCACGCAAACACTGAGCGTGAGCAAAAGAAGGAGAATGAGCGCATTGAAAAGGAGAGAATGCGGAGGCTGATG GCCGAAGATGAGGAGGGGTATCGTAAACTTATTGACCAGAAGAAAGATAAGCGTCTGGCCTACCTATTGCAGCAGACGGATGAATATGTGGCCAACCTCACGGAGCTGGTGCGAGCTCACAAAGCTGCACAAGCtctcaaagaaaagaaaaagaagaagaaaaagaag AAGCCAGAGCCTGCAGAGGGCGGCGCCGCTGCTCTTGGACCCGATGGAGAG CCATTGGATGAGACCAGTCAAATGAGTGACCTCCCAGTGAAGGTCATCCATGTGGACAGCGGGAAAATCCTGACTGGTGTTGATGCGCCTAAGGCTGGTCAGCTGGAAACCTGGCTTGAAATGAACCCTGG GTATGAAGTAGCACCGCGTTCAGACAGCGAAGACAGTGGctctgaagaggaggaggaagatgag GACGAGGATGAGAAACCTCACGCTTCCGCAGCTCAGAatgaggagaaaaagaagatCCCAGACCCAGATAGCGAAGACGTGTCCGAAGTGGATGTTCGGCACATCATCGA GCATGCCAAGCAGGACGTGGATGATGAGTACGGAAGTGCATCGTTCAACCGAGGCCTGCAGTCCTACTACGCTGTGGCTCATGCAGTCACTGAGAAAGTGGACAGGCAGTCATCACTGTTGGTCAACGGTCAGCTCAAACAATACCAG ATCAAAGGGCTAGAGTGGCTCGTGTCACTTTACAACAACAACTTAAATGGCATCCTGGCTGATGAGATGGGTCTGGGAAAAACTATCCAGACCATTGCCCTGATTACCTACCTCATGGAATACAAGCGCATTAACGGGCCTTTCCTCATCATCGTGCCACTCTC AACACTGTCAAACTGGGTGTATGAGTTTGATAAGTGGGCGCCATCTGTTGTGAAAGTTTCCTACAAG gGCTCACCAATTGCTCGCCGCGCATTCGTTCCCATCCTGCGCAGTGGCAAATTCAATGTGCTGCTCACCACATACGAGTACATCATCAAAGATAAGCAGGTGCTAGCAAAG CTTCGTTGGAAGTATATGATTGTGGACGAGGGCCATCGTATGAAGAACCACCACTGTAAGCTGACCCAGGTGTTGAACACGCACTACCTGGCCCCGCGGCGCTTGCTGCTCACGGGCACTCCTCTGCAGAACAAGCTCCCTGAGCTCTGGGCCCTGCTTAACTTCCTCCTGCCCACCATTTTCAAGAGCTGCAGCACTTTTGAACAATGGTTCAACGCCCCGTTCGCTATGACTGGAGAGAAA GTTGACCTCAATGAAGAAGAGACCATTCTCATTATTCGGCGTCTACACAAGGTGCTTCGGCCCTTCTTACTCCGCCGGCTCAAAAAGGAGGTTGAGGCCCAGCTGCCAGAGAAG GTGGAGTATGTGATCAAATGTGACATGTCGGCCCTTCAGAGAGTGTTGTATCGACACATGCAGGCGAAGGGGGTCTTGCTCACCGATGGATCAGAGAAAGACAAGAAG GGTAAGGGTGGCACAAAGACTCTGATGAACACCATTATGCAGCTGAGAAAAATTTGCAATCACCCCTACATGTTCCAACACATTGAG GAGTCTTTCTCTGAGCATCTGGGTTATTCGGGCGGAATCGTGAGTGG TCCTGACTTGTACCGCTCCTCCGGGAAATTTGAGCTCCTGGATCGTATCCTGCCCAAGCTGAGGGCCACCGACCACAAAGTGCTGCTCTTCTGTCAAATGACCTCACTGATGACCATCATGGAAGACTACTTTGCCTACCGCAACTTCAAGTACCTGCGTCTAGATG GTACCACAAAGGCGGAGGATCGTGGGATGCTGTTGAAAACTTTCAACGACCCAGCTTCTGAGTACTTTGTGTTTCTGCTCAGCACCCGAGCAGGGGGCTTGGGTCTCAACCTGCAGTCCGCTGACACCGTTGTGATCTTTGACAGTGACTGGAACCCCCATCAG GACTTGCAAGCTCAGGACAGGGCCCATCGTATCGGTCAGCAGAATGAGGTGCGCGTCCTTCGGCTCTGCACCGTCAACAGCGTGGAGGAGAAGATTCTGGCGGCAGCCAAGTACAAACTGAATGTTGACCAGAAGGTCATCCAGGCGGGCATGTTTGACCAGAAGTCTTCGGGCTGTGAGCGTCGGGCCTTTTTACAGGCCATTCTGGAGCACGAGGAACAGGACGAGGTCGGGGCTCGTGGAGGCTGCCGCACTAGGGGGGCGTGG GAGGAAGACGAAGTGCCTGATGATGAGACAGTCAACCAGATGATTGCCAGAAGTGAAGAAGAGTTTGACCAGTTCATG CGCATGGATCTGGACAGACGCCGCGAGGACGCACGCAACCCCAAGAGAAAACCTCGTCTGATGGAGGAGGACGATCTCCCCGGCTGGATTTTGAAAGATGACGCCGAGGTCGAGAGGCTTACCtgcgaagaagaagaggagaaaatgTTTGGCCGAGGTTCCCGCCAACGTAAGGAGGTGGACTATAGCGACTCGCTCACCGAGAAACAGTGGTTGAAG gcCATAGAAGAGGGTAATCTGGAAGACATCGAGGAGGAAGTGCGCCATAAAAAGACAACAAGAAAGCGCAAGCGAGACCGCGACCATGACGGCGGGCCCACCACACCGAGCTCCAGCGGGGGCCGGGGCCGCGACAAGGACGACGAGGTGAAGAAGGCAAAGAAACGcgggcggccgccggcggagaAACTCTCTCCTAACCCTCCATCGCTCaccaagaagatgaagaagatagTCGATGCCGTCATCAAATACAAGGACGG TAATGGACGACAACTGAGCGAGGTCTTCATCCAGCTGCCTTCCCGCAAGGAGCTTCCCGAGTACTATGAGCTCATCCGCAAACCAGTCGATTTCCGGAAGATCAAG GAGAGGATCCGCAGCCATAAGTACCGCAGCTTGAATGACCTCGAGAGGGATGTGATGCTGCTGTGTCAGAACGCTCAGACTTTTAACCTGGAGGGATCTCTG ATCTTCGAAGACTCGATTGTGCTTCAATCAGTATTCACCAGCGTGAGACAGAAGATTGAGAAGGAGGAAGACAGTGAAGGAGAGGAGagcgaagaagaagaggaggacctTGACGAAGGTTCTGAGTCTGAAT CCCGTTCTGTGAAGGTCAAGATCAAACTGAGCCGGAAAGAAAAGGGGGACCGCGGTGGGAAAGGACAACGACGGAGGGGCCGTGGCGTGCGAGCTAAACCCGTGGTGAGCGACGACGACAGTGAGGACGAACAGGAAGAG GAGCATTCGGCCAGCGGCAGCGAAGAGGACTGA
- the smarca4a gene encoding SWI/SNF related, matrix associated, actin dependent regulator of chromatin, subfamily a, member 4a isoform X1 has translation MATPDPPMGGTPRPGPSPGPGLSPGGMMGPSPGPSPGSAHSMMGPSPGPPGSGHPHPPQGPSGYPQENMHQMHKSMDAMHEKGLPDDPRYGQMKGMGMRPAGHSGMGPPPSPMDQHSQGYPSPLGGSEHAPSPVPANGPPSGSMMPGGPSGPGPGPMESTGDPNQGMGQTNRGGPPGPGGPGGAVGGPTGTAGPTPFNQNQLHQLRAQIMAYKMLARSQPLPDHLQMAVQGKRPMPGMQQQPMPNMATSAGPVGGPGPGPAQANYNRPHGMVGPNMPPPGPAGVPPGLQGQPANGPPKSWPEGPMVNAAAPSNPPQKLIPPQPTGRPSPAPPSVPPAASPVMPPQTQSPGQPAQPPPMMLHQKQNRITPIQKPRGLDPVEILQEREYRLQARIAHRIQELENLPGSLAGDLRTKATIELKALRLLNFQRQLRQEVVVCMRRDTALETALNAKAYKRSKRQSLREARITEKLEKQQKIEQERKRRQKHQEYLNSILQHAKDFKEYHRSITAKIQKATKAIATYHANTEREQKKENERIEKERMRRLMAEDEEGYRKLIDQKKDKRLAYLLQQTDEYVANLTELVRAHKAAQALKEKKKKKKKKKPEPAEGGAAALGPDGEPLDETSQMSDLPVKVIHVDSGKILTGVDAPKAGQLETWLEMNPGYEVAPRSDSEDSGSEEEEEDEDEDEKPHASAAQNEEKKKIPDPDSEDVSEVDVRHIIEHAKQDVDDEYGSASFNRGLQSYYAVAHAVTEKVDRQSSLLVNGQLKQYQIKGLEWLVSLYNNNLNGILADEMGLGKTIQTIALITYLMEYKRINGPFLIIVPLSTLSNWVYEFDKWAPSVVKVSYKGSPIARRAFVPILRSGKFNVLLTTYEYIIKDKQVLAKLRWKYMIVDEGHRMKNHHCKLTQVLNTHYLAPRRLLLTGTPLQNKLPELWALLNFLLPTIFKSCSTFEQWFNAPFAMTGEKVDLNEEETILIIRRLHKVLRPFLLRRLKKEVEAQLPEKVEYVIKCDMSALQRVLYRHMQAKGVLLTDGSEKDKKGKGGTKTLMNTIMQLRKICNHPYMFQHIEESFSEHLGYSGGIVSGPDLYRSSGKFELLDRILPKLRATDHKVLLFCQMTSLMTIMEDYFAYRNFKYLRLDGTTKAEDRGMLLKTFNDPASEYFVFLLSTRAGGLGLNLQSADTVVIFDSDWNPHQDLQAQDRAHRIGQQNEVRVLRLCTVNSVEEKILAAAKYKLNVDQKVIQAGMFDQKSSGCERRAFLQAILEHEEQDEVGARGGCRTRGAWEEDEVPDDETVNQMIARSEEEFDQFMRMDLDRRREDARNPKRKPRLMEEDDLPGWILKDDAEVERLTCEEEEEKMFGRGSRQRKEVDYSDSLTEKQWLKAIEEGNLEDIEEEVRHKKTTRKRKRDRDHDGGPTTPSSSGGRGRDKDDEVKKAKKRGRPPAEKLSPNPPSLTKKMKKIVDAVIKYKDGSNGRQLSEVFIQLPSRKELPEYYELIRKPVDFRKIKERIRSHKYRSLNDLERDVMLLCQNAQTFNLEGSLIFEDSIVLQSVFTSVRQKIEKEEDSEGEESEEEEEDLDEGSESESRSVKVKIKLSRKEKGDRGGKGQRRRGRGVRAKPVVSDDDSEDEQEEEHSASGSEED, from the exons ATGGCCACTCCTGACCCCCCAATGGGAGGGACACCTCGGCCCGGTCCCTCCCCAGGCCCAGGGCTATCTCCAGGTGGTATGATGGGCCCCAGTCCAGGTCCTTCCCCTGGCTCTGCTCATAGTATGATGGGGCCCAGTCCAGGACCTCCTGGATCTGGACACCCGCACCCTCCACAGGGACCCTCAGGATATCCTCAGGAAAACATGCACCAGATGCACAAA TCAATGGATGCCATGCACGAGAAGGGCTTGCCCGACGACCCTCGCTACGGTCAAATGAAGGGCATGGGCATGAGACCAGCAGGGCACAGTGGGATGGGACCTCCTCCGAGCCCCATGGACCAACATTCCCAAG GTTATCCCTCTCCATTGGGTGGCTCAGAGCATGCACCAAGCCCGGTCCCAGCTAATGGTCCTCCGTCTGGCTCCATGATGCCTGGTGGGCCATCTGGTCCAGGGCCTGGCCCAATGGAGAGTACGGGGGACCCGAATCAGGGAATGGGACAGACAAACCGTGGAGGTCCTCCAGGTCCAGGTGGACCAGGTGGTGCTGTCGGTGGACCAACGGGTACTGCAGGACCTACGCCTTTCAACCAGAACCAGTTACACCAACTCAGGGCTCAGATTATGGCCTACAAGATGCTGGCACGCAGTCAGCCCTTGCCGGACCACTTGCAGATGGCCGTGCAAGGAAAGAGGCCCATGCCAGGGATGCAGCAACAGCCCATGCCCAACATGGCCACTTCTGCCGGCCCTGTAGGCGGGCCAGGGCCAGGACCAGCTCAGGCCAACTACAACAGACCTCACG GTATGGTTGGTCCCAATATGCCACCGCCTGGACCTGCAGGAGTTCCCCCAGGCCTGCAAGGCCAGCCTGCCAATGGACCTCCTAAGTCATGGCCCGAAG GACCAATGGTGAATGCTGCCGCTCCGTCCAATCCTCCTCAGAAGTTGATTCCTCCTCAGCCCACGGGCAGACCGtctcctgctcctccctctgtGCCACCCGCTGCCTCGCCAGTAATGCCCCCTCAGACGCAGTCTCCGGGTCAGCCTGCACAGCCCCCTCCCATGATGCTTCACCAGAAACAGAATCGCATTACCCCCATCCAAAAACCCAGAGGGCTGGACCCAGTGGAAATCCTCCAGGAGAGGGAGTACAG GCTACAAGCCCGTATTGCTCACCGTATTCAGGAACTGGAGAACCTACCAGGTTCCCTTGCTGGTGACCTACGGACCAAAGCGACAATTGAGCTCAAAGCCCTGAGGCTGCTTAACTTTCAGAGACAG CTACGCCAAGAGGTGGTGGTCTGCATGCGTCGCGACACCGCTCTGGAAACTGCTCTTAATGCCAAGGCCTACAAGCGCAGCAAGCGCCAGTCTTTACGTGAGGCCCGTATCACAGAGAagcttgaaaaacaacaaaagattgAACAAGAACggaaacgtagacaaaaacaccag GAATACCTCAACAGCATCCTGCAGCACGCTAAGGACTTTAAGGAGTACCATCGATCCATCACAGCAAAGATCCAAAAGGCCACCAAAGCGATCGCCACCTATCACGCAAACACTGAGCGTGAGCAAAAGAAGGAGAATGAGCGCATTGAAAAGGAGAGAATGCGGAGGCTGATG GCCGAAGATGAGGAGGGGTATCGTAAACTTATTGACCAGAAGAAAGATAAGCGTCTGGCCTACCTATTGCAGCAGACGGATGAATATGTGGCCAACCTCACGGAGCTGGTGCGAGCTCACAAAGCTGCACAAGCtctcaaagaaaagaaaaagaagaagaaaaagaag AAGCCAGAGCCTGCAGAGGGCGGCGCCGCTGCTCTTGGACCCGATGGAGAG CCATTGGATGAGACCAGTCAAATGAGTGACCTCCCAGTGAAGGTCATCCATGTGGACAGCGGGAAAATCCTGACTGGTGTTGATGCGCCTAAGGCTGGTCAGCTGGAAACCTGGCTTGAAATGAACCCTGG GTATGAAGTAGCACCGCGTTCAGACAGCGAAGACAGTGGctctgaagaggaggaggaagatgag GACGAGGATGAGAAACCTCACGCTTCCGCAGCTCAGAatgaggagaaaaagaagatCCCAGACCCAGATAGCGAAGACGTGTCCGAAGTGGATGTTCGGCACATCATCGA GCATGCCAAGCAGGACGTGGATGATGAGTACGGAAGTGCATCGTTCAACCGAGGCCTGCAGTCCTACTACGCTGTGGCTCATGCAGTCACTGAGAAAGTGGACAGGCAGTCATCACTGTTGGTCAACGGTCAGCTCAAACAATACCAG ATCAAAGGGCTAGAGTGGCTCGTGTCACTTTACAACAACAACTTAAATGGCATCCTGGCTGATGAGATGGGTCTGGGAAAAACTATCCAGACCATTGCCCTGATTACCTACCTCATGGAATACAAGCGCATTAACGGGCCTTTCCTCATCATCGTGCCACTCTC AACACTGTCAAACTGGGTGTATGAGTTTGATAAGTGGGCGCCATCTGTTGTGAAAGTTTCCTACAAG gGCTCACCAATTGCTCGCCGCGCATTCGTTCCCATCCTGCGCAGTGGCAAATTCAATGTGCTGCTCACCACATACGAGTACATCATCAAAGATAAGCAGGTGCTAGCAAAG CTTCGTTGGAAGTATATGATTGTGGACGAGGGCCATCGTATGAAGAACCACCACTGTAAGCTGACCCAGGTGTTGAACACGCACTACCTGGCCCCGCGGCGCTTGCTGCTCACGGGCACTCCTCTGCAGAACAAGCTCCCTGAGCTCTGGGCCCTGCTTAACTTCCTCCTGCCCACCATTTTCAAGAGCTGCAGCACTTTTGAACAATGGTTCAACGCCCCGTTCGCTATGACTGGAGAGAAA GTTGACCTCAATGAAGAAGAGACCATTCTCATTATTCGGCGTCTACACAAGGTGCTTCGGCCCTTCTTACTCCGCCGGCTCAAAAAGGAGGTTGAGGCCCAGCTGCCAGAGAAG GTGGAGTATGTGATCAAATGTGACATGTCGGCCCTTCAGAGAGTGTTGTATCGACACATGCAGGCGAAGGGGGTCTTGCTCACCGATGGATCAGAGAAAGACAAGAAG GGTAAGGGTGGCACAAAGACTCTGATGAACACCATTATGCAGCTGAGAAAAATTTGCAATCACCCCTACATGTTCCAACACATTGAG GAGTCTTTCTCTGAGCATCTGGGTTATTCGGGCGGAATCGTGAGTGG TCCTGACTTGTACCGCTCCTCCGGGAAATTTGAGCTCCTGGATCGTATCCTGCCCAAGCTGAGGGCCACCGACCACAAAGTGCTGCTCTTCTGTCAAATGACCTCACTGATGACCATCATGGAAGACTACTTTGCCTACCGCAACTTCAAGTACCTGCGTCTAGATG GTACCACAAAGGCGGAGGATCGTGGGATGCTGTTGAAAACTTTCAACGACCCAGCTTCTGAGTACTTTGTGTTTCTGCTCAGCACCCGAGCAGGGGGCTTGGGTCTCAACCTGCAGTCCGCTGACACCGTTGTGATCTTTGACAGTGACTGGAACCCCCATCAG GACTTGCAAGCTCAGGACAGGGCCCATCGTATCGGTCAGCAGAATGAGGTGCGCGTCCTTCGGCTCTGCACCGTCAACAGCGTGGAGGAGAAGATTCTGGCGGCAGCCAAGTACAAACTGAATGTTGACCAGAAGGTCATCCAGGCGGGCATGTTTGACCAGAAGTCTTCGGGCTGTGAGCGTCGGGCCTTTTTACAGGCCATTCTGGAGCACGAGGAACAGGACGAGGTCGGGGCTCGTGGAGGCTGCCGCACTAGGGGGGCGTGG GAGGAAGACGAAGTGCCTGATGATGAGACAGTCAACCAGATGATTGCCAGAAGTGAAGAAGAGTTTGACCAGTTCATG CGCATGGATCTGGACAGACGCCGCGAGGACGCACGCAACCCCAAGAGAAAACCTCGTCTGATGGAGGAGGACGATCTCCCCGGCTGGATTTTGAAAGATGACGCCGAGGTCGAGAGGCTTACCtgcgaagaagaagaggagaaaatgTTTGGCCGAGGTTCCCGCCAACGTAAGGAGGTGGACTATAGCGACTCGCTCACCGAGAAACAGTGGTTGAAG gcCATAGAAGAGGGTAATCTGGAAGACATCGAGGAGGAAGTGCGCCATAAAAAGACAACAAGAAAGCGCAAGCGAGACCGCGACCATGACGGCGGGCCCACCACACCGAGCTCCAGCGGGGGCCGGGGCCGCGACAAGGACGACGAGGTGAAGAAGGCAAAGAAACGcgggcggccgccggcggagaAACTCTCTCCTAACCCTCCATCGCTCaccaagaagatgaagaagatagTCGATGCCGTCATCAAATACAAGGACGG TAGTAATGGACGACAACTGAGCGAGGTCTTCATCCAGCTGCCTTCCCGCAAGGAGCTTCCCGAGTACTATGAGCTCATCCGCAAACCAGTCGATTTCCGGAAGATCAAG GAGAGGATCCGCAGCCATAAGTACCGCAGCTTGAATGACCTCGAGAGGGATGTGATGCTGCTGTGTCAGAACGCTCAGACTTTTAACCTGGAGGGATCTCTG ATCTTCGAAGACTCGATTGTGCTTCAATCAGTATTCACCAGCGTGAGACAGAAGATTGAGAAGGAGGAAGACAGTGAAGGAGAGGAGagcgaagaagaagaggaggacctTGACGAAGGTTCTGAGTCTGAAT CCCGTTCTGTGAAGGTCAAGATCAAACTGAGCCGGAAAGAAAAGGGGGACCGCGGTGGGAAAGGACAACGACGGAGGGGCCGTGGCGTGCGAGCTAAACCCGTGGTGAGCGACGACGACAGTGAGGACGAACAGGAAGAG GAGCATTCGGCCAGCGGCAGCGAAGAGGACTGA